A window from Thioclava sp. GXIMD2076 encodes these proteins:
- a CDS encoding NAD(P)/FAD-dependent oxidoreductase, producing the protein MTTTIDLCFIGAGPAGMAAAIEACALGLSVLVLDEAADAGGQIWRDIARATSQRLRSLGPDYAKGRVQYDVFKGCGCDYRPSSTVWHIEALEPGFKLSVSGPAGSYTVDATRLLVATGALERPMPLPGWTLPGVTTAGALQILLKSSSVVAPDAVLVGAGPLLYLIASQMVAAGQPPRAIVETVPKENWRKALPHVPRALGALGYLRKGLAMKRVLARAGVPIHKDARDITLEGADALEAVSFTSGGRRQRILTTSAALHHGVIPNAQITRLMRCDHLWDAGQHCFRPVLDDWGETSCKGLYVAGDGGGIFGAASAVLSGRIAAIGIARAAGKFAGNAVPLRTALARDARIRPFLETLYAPAAQALVPQDDTLICRCEEITAGRLRAAISANAPGPNQLKSFLRVGMGPCQGRVCGLAVTQMIVNQRGIAPDQAGYFRIRPPLKPLSLSELAAINPDSP; encoded by the coding sequence ATGACCACCACAATCGATCTGTGTTTCATCGGTGCAGGGCCTGCCGGAATGGCCGCCGCCATTGAGGCGTGTGCCTTGGGGCTGTCGGTCCTCGTTCTTGACGAAGCGGCTGACGCAGGCGGCCAAATCTGGCGCGATATCGCACGGGCCACGTCCCAGCGTCTGAGGAGCCTTGGCCCCGATTACGCCAAGGGCCGTGTGCAATATGACGTTTTCAAGGGCTGTGGCTGCGACTATCGCCCCTCCAGCACCGTCTGGCATATCGAGGCGCTGGAGCCGGGCTTTAAGCTTTCTGTCTCGGGGCCGGCAGGCTCCTACACTGTCGATGCCACGCGGCTTCTTGTGGCGACCGGTGCGCTGGAGCGTCCGATGCCGTTGCCGGGCTGGACCCTGCCCGGGGTGACGACGGCAGGCGCGCTGCAGATCTTGCTGAAATCCTCAAGCGTTGTAGCGCCCGATGCGGTTCTGGTAGGCGCGGGACCGCTTCTCTACCTTATCGCCTCGCAGATGGTGGCGGCGGGCCAACCGCCGCGCGCTATTGTCGAGACCGTGCCAAAAGAGAACTGGCGCAAGGCCTTGCCGCATGTGCCGCGCGCGCTTGGTGCCTTGGGCTATCTGCGCAAGGGGCTTGCCATGAAACGGGTGCTGGCCCGTGCGGGTGTGCCCATTCATAAGGACGCGCGCGATATCACCCTTGAAGGGGCAGACGCGCTCGAGGCAGTAAGCTTTACCAGCGGGGGCCGCAGACAGCGGATCTTGACCACCAGTGCCGCGCTCCACCACGGTGTTATCCCCAATGCGCAGATCACACGTCTGATGCGTTGTGACCACCTCTGGGATGCCGGGCAGCACTGCTTCCGTCCGGTGCTGGATGACTGGGGCGAGACGAGCTGCAAGGGGCTCTATGTGGCAGGCGACGGCGGCGGTATCTTTGGCGCGGCCTCGGCAGTGCTGTCGGGCAGGATTGCGGCCATCGGGATTGCCCGTGCGGCTGGAAAGTTCGCGGGCAATGCAGTCCCCTTGCGGACAGCCCTCGCGCGAGATGCCCGTATACGCCCCTTCCTTGAGACGCTTTACGCGCCTGCCGCGCAGGCACTGGTCCCGCAGGATGATACGCTGATTTGTCGCTGTGAGGAGATCACGGCAGGGCGTTTGCGTGCCGCGATTTCTGCCAATGCGCCTGGTCCGAACCAGCTCAAGAGCTTCCTTCGGGTGGGCATGGGCCCCTGTCAGGGCCGTGTCTGTGGGCTGGCAGTGACACAGATGATCGTAAACCAGCGCGGGATCGCGCCCGATCAGGCGGGCTATTTCCGCATCCGTCCGCCGCTGAAGCCGCTCAGCCTTTCCGAGCTGGCCGCCATTAATCCCGACAGCCCATAA
- a CDS encoding LysR substrate-binding domain-containing protein yields MAYLSQRALEAFQIVLECGSVSGAAEIMNVSQPAVSRLIRDLEERTGLRLFTRFGGKIVPTPEAHELAIEVNRSFVGLTAIEKSARDIRLGRRSTVSIAAMPALAHSILADTLADLLPHQPDFRVTLNSMQTHNVIRQVASRQCQLGFTAPTRHAHDIDLIRNVHLPYVCLMPAGHPLAACDVIRFEDFVGHAVIGYHDTTATGVMMERAFSQMNTPPEVVVRSHLATLASQLVLRGLGVSVADPCTGRLHAAAGGVTRPFEARTSFGFSIIRPRGTLLGRDLDAFLDAFDRQLATYMSTT; encoded by the coding sequence ATGGCCTACCTCTCCCAACGTGCCCTCGAAGCCTTCCAAATTGTCCTCGAATGCGGCTCCGTCTCGGGAGCGGCCGAAATCATGAATGTCTCGCAACCCGCCGTTAGCCGGTTGATCCGCGATCTTGAGGAGCGCACGGGCCTGCGGCTCTTCACCCGCTTCGGTGGCAAAATCGTGCCCACCCCCGAGGCCCATGAGCTGGCGATCGAGGTAAACCGCTCTTTCGTGGGACTTACCGCAATCGAGAAAAGCGCGCGCGATATTCGGCTGGGGCGGCGCTCGACCGTCTCGATTGCCGCGATGCCGGCACTGGCGCATTCGATCCTTGCCGATACGTTGGCCGATCTCCTGCCCCATCAGCCCGATTTCCGCGTGACATTGAACTCGATGCAGACCCACAATGTCATCAGGCAGGTCGCCAGCCGCCAGTGTCAGCTTGGATTTACCGCCCCTACCCGCCATGCCCACGACATCGATCTGATCCGTAATGTTCACCTGCCCTATGTCTGCCTGATGCCTGCAGGCCACCCCCTCGCCGCCTGCGACGTAATCCGGTTCGAGGATTTTGTTGGCCACGCGGTGATCGGATATCACGACACGACCGCCACCGGCGTGATGATGGAGCGCGCCTTCAGCCAGATGAATACTCCGCCCGAAGTGGTGGTGCGCTCACATCTGGCGACACTGGCCTCGCAGTTGGTGCTGCGCGGTCTGGGGGTCTCGGTGGCCGACCCCTGCACCGGACGGCTGCACGCGGCTGCGGGCGGGGTGACACGACCATTCGAGGCACGGACCAGCTTCGGCTTCTCTATCATTCGCCCGCGCGGCACGCTTCTGGGCCGCGATCTGGACGCGTTTCTGGACGCGTTCGACCGCCAGCTCGCAACCTATATGTCTACCACCTGA
- a CDS encoding RidA family protein: MITRHIPGKIHHRIVEHGDTVYIGGLVASDKTKDMKGQAEEIFAKLDDLLAQAGTSKDKLLQVTIFSAAFGEKDAFNAAWTEWLSAENFPVRAYIGGAELSKGTLVEVTTIAAK; this comes from the coding sequence ATGATTACGCGCCATATTCCCGGAAAGATCCACCATCGCATCGTTGAACATGGCGATACTGTCTATATTGGCGGTCTCGTCGCAAGCGATAAAACTAAGGACATGAAAGGGCAGGCGGAAGAAATCTTTGCCAAGCTCGATGACCTTCTGGCTCAGGCCGGAACGTCGAAAGACAAGCTTCTGCAGGTCACCATTTTTTCGGCCGCATTCGGAGAAAAGGATGCGTTCAACGCGGCATGGACAGAGTGGCTCTCGGCCGAGAACTTTCCCGTGCGCGCCTATATCGGCGGCGCGGAACTGTCCAAAGGCACGCTGGTCGAAGTGACAACCATCGCTGCCAAATAG
- a CDS encoding (2Fe-2S)-binding protein: protein MFKRLTPLADPVRFTFEGRAIDAQAGDTVAVALLAAGEGVFRITPQSGVPRALYCGMGTCFDCLVTIDGIPNRQSCMVKATKGMVVTVQNGAAK from the coding sequence ATGTTTAAACGGCTGACGCCGCTCGCCGATCCTGTGCGCTTTACCTTCGAGGGGCGCGCCATCGATGCCCAAGCGGGCGATACCGTGGCCGTAGCCCTCCTAGCGGCGGGCGAGGGCGTGTTCCGCATCACTCCGCAGAGCGGTGTGCCGCGAGCGCTGTATTGCGGGATGGGCACTTGTTTCGATTGTCTGGTCACCATTGACGGCATACCCAACCGACAATCCTGCATGGTCAAGGCGACCAAGGGCATGGTCGTAACCGTGCAGAACGGGGCGGCAAAATGA